The stretch of DNA CGTCGGGCAGCACGCCTTCGAGTCCGTAGCCGATCTCGATTCGGAGTCTCTTGTCCTTGTGCGCGATGACGAGAATGGCGCCGTTGTCGAAACCTTTCTTGCCGATCTTCCAATTTTCCGCGACGCGGATGCCGAAGCCCTCGATGTCTTCGCCTTGCAGGCTTGGAATCGTGAGGACTGCGATTTGATGGCCGGTCTGATTCTCAAACTGCGCCAAGCGCTGCTCCAGCGCCTGGGCGCGAGCGGCCGGCAGCAGACCGGCGTAGTCGTTAACGCGGCCGCGCAGCGCCGGCACATCGAGGGCGTGACAGACAAAAGATTGCGCGAGCGCGAGAAAGAGGATGAACCAGAAGTATATCGACCGACGGTTGAGAATCGCAGCGCGGCTCTCACCTTCGCCCTCTCCCAGCGGGAGAGGGAAGGGGTGAGGGAGACCGGCACGAATCACATTCACGAGAAGGATTGCCTAAAATTTTACTGCGGGTGGCGTGGCGGCTTTTTCATCCGCGGTGAATGTCGCCCGCGGTTCGAGGCCCAGGAGATAACGCGCCGTCAAGTTCGTGGGGAAGAA from Candidatus Binatia bacterium encodes:
- a CDS encoding TPM domain-containing protein — its product is MNVIRAGLPHPFPLPLGEGEGESRAAILNRRSIYFWFILFLALAQSFVCHALDVPALRGRVNDYAGLLPAARAQALEQRLAQFENQTGHQIAVLTIPSLQGEDIEGFGIRVAENWKIGKKGFDNGAILVIAHKDKRLRIEIGYGLEGVLPDAVASRIINEVIVPRFRNGDFPGGIEAGVEAIMKVTRGEPLPETSRKPKIGSSPFAHFVPFLLLLALFIFSIVSRWGYVNGWSPRGRRRYYGSGGFFPGGGFGGGGGFGGGGGFSGGGGGFGGGGASGSW